The segment AGTCGCTGCGCTCCTTCTGCGCGGCCTCGCTCATGCCGCGCTCGCGCAGCCCGAAGCGCACGTTCTGCTCGATGGTCAGCCACGGAAACAGCGTGTACGACTGGAACACCATGCCACGGTCCGCGCCCGGGCCGGCCACCGGCTGGCCATCGAGCAGCACGCGGCCCCCGCTGGGCGTATCAAGCCCCGCCACGATGCGCAGCAACGTGGATTTGCCGCAGCCCGATGGGCCGAGGATCGTCACGAAATCGTTGTCGCGTACTTCGAAATCCACGGGCAACAGCGCCTGCGTGGAGCCGCCGCGCGGATTCTCGAACGTGCGGGAGACCTGCTGGATCGACAGCGCGCTCATTTGATCGAACTCCACGGGAACAGGCGCTGGTTGGCCTGCTTGAAGACGAGGTCCGACACCAGCCCGATGCAGCCGATGACGATGATGCCGAAGATGATCTGTCCGGTATTCAGCAGTGCCTGGCTGTCCGTGATCATGTGGCCGATGCCTGACGACGAGCCGATCAGCTCAGCCACGATCACATAGGTCCAGGCCCAGCCGAGCACCAGACGCAGCGTCTCGGCGATATCGGGCGCGGCGCCCGGAATCAGCACGCGCCGCACGATGCCACGCGGCGTGGCGCCCAGCGTGTAGGCCGCTTCCACCAGATCCTTGCGCGCGCCGCCCACCGTCACCGCCACCATCAGCACGATCTGAAAAAACGAGCCGATGAAGATCACCAGCAGCTTCTGCGTCTCGCCGATACCTGCCCACAGGATCAGCAGCGGAATAAACGCCGACGCCGGCAGGTAGCGGCAGAACGAGACGAACGGTTCG is part of the Cupriavidus metallidurans CH34 genome and harbors:
- a CDS encoding ABC transporter permease translates to MSQASTPTTAAAARVPAPIEAQGAPARRARHPWMSPLVPVSPRARWLLGMSFFVAFFAVWAVATLGGFVSRTFLADPLTMAHEGWRLFTQYGFIGDIGMTVWRVVGGFVLAALLAVPLGIFMGAYKAAEAFFEPFVSFCRYLPASAFIPLLILWAGIGETQKLLVIFIGSFFQIVLMVAVTVGGARKDLVEAAYTLGATPRGIVRRVLIPGAAPDIAETLRLVLGWAWTYVIVAELIGSSSGIGHMITDSQALLNTGQIIFGIIVIGCIGLVSDLVFKQANQRLFPWSSIK